The Deefgea tanakiae DNA segment TGCACGCCAGAAACGCTGCGCACATGGTGCCGTCGGCAAGGTGGCGATACCGTTCAAGCCAACAAAAATTCAGCAGAGAACGAACGCATTAAAGCGCTAGAACGCGAAGTGCGCGAACTTAAAAAAGCCAACGAAATTCTGCGACTGGCCAGCGCGTATTTCGCACAGGCGGAGCTCGACCGCCGCTTGAAATCGTAAGAGGATTCATCGATACCCACCGTGAGCAGCACGGGGTCGAGCCGATCTGCAAGCTATTACAGGTCGCCCCGTCAGCCTATCGACGTTACGCCGCTCGGCTGCGCAATCCAGCTTTGCGTTGTCAGCGTACCATTCGTGATGAGCAACTGAGCGGTGAAATTGAGCGTGTCTGGCAATTGAATCATCAGGTGTACGGTGCGGTAAAAGTATGGCGGCAGCTCAAGCGAGATGGACATACTGTGGCGCGCTGTACCGTTGAACGCTTGATGCGAAGCCTCGGTTTACGCGGCGTATCGCGTGGCAAAGCGGTGCGAACGACACGTCCCGATCCTGCCGTTGCTTGCCCCCGCGATCATGTAAATCGTCAATTCGTAGCCGAACGACCGAATCAACTCTGGGTGTCGGATTTTACCTACGTGTCGACTTGGCAAGGCTTTGTCTATGTAGCTTTTGTGATCGATGTTTT contains these protein-coding regions:
- a CDS encoding IS3 family transposase (programmed frameshift), which translates into the protein MKKSTHFSPEVRERAVRMVIEHLAEYPSEWATLVSIASKIGCTPETLRTWCRRQGGDTVQANKNSAENERIKALEREVRELKKANEILRLASALFRTGGARPPLEIVRGFIDTHREQHGVEPICKLLQVAPSAYRRYAARLRNPALRCQRTIRDEQLSGEIERVWQLNHQVYGAVKVWRQLKRDGHTVARCTVERLMRSLGLRGVSRGKAVRTTRPDPAVACPRDHVNRQFVAERPNQLWVSDFTYVSTWQGFVYVAFVIDVFARYIVGWRVSRNMQTEFVLDALEQALWARQPEREALIHHSDRGSQYVSIRYTERLTEAGIEPSVGTTGDSYDNALAETINGLYKTEVIHRLGPWKSLESVELATLEWVSWFNHHRLLGSIGHIPPAEAEANYYRNQSEQAVLV